One Ricinus communis isolate WT05 ecotype wild-type chromosome 2, ASM1957865v1, whole genome shotgun sequence DNA segment encodes these proteins:
- the LOC8268418 gene encoding kinesin-like protein KIN-4C codes for MKKPSRRSKRTSVADSPPRSSICDDKERQQQHCDKRGDELEKENEALKREIEELKSKLVNVSPNFNDSLQKQKKDDDNSQKFVALEEQVMQLKKKLNGLSQLSAQKQNSSQKKKNSDSTFEEIQRLKAQKVQLICKMKLESVQFRLSRASLEKEILQLKKDQRRKDYEMRKLQALNEKQKLVLQRKTEEALMATKRLKELLESRKASSHRTSDAKSGQSPGVQGIELELRIAARVEEIRSDFERQMEEMANEVRKYEEEAEMLKEEKFRCLLQDKEVDCTVRVSELRDLKEEIVRLSNVVNQLGIPKAEHRKKLDVDLVKPSVSFGSRIDFMDTPELEDCGGKNVVVGKSTQGAGCSCGKRSLCKTSKCACLAAFGSCGTGCGCTASRCTNRGVSSIKMDDSLQREVTQDMMHSSATSETEKGTVVFQPADLDNDNVPRRKPLSDIGNTVASPSPKKPGKKIRGRKAVAQLDIVEPSFSIPEVAVGPKEAERTDPAVADKPIRLTRAKRST; via the exons ATGAAGAAGCCGAGTCGCAGATCCAAGCGAACCAGTGTCGCCGATTCTCCACCACGATCATCCATATGCGACGATAAAGAGCGACAGCAGCAGCATTGTGATAAAAGAGGTGACGAATTGGAGAAAGAAAACGAAGCTCTCAAG AGGGAGATTGAGGAGCTGAAGAGCAAATTGGTTAATGTTTCACCGAATTTCAATGATAGTCTTCAAAAGCAGAAGAAAGATGATGATAATTCTCAAAAATTTGTCGCCCTTGAAGAACAG GTTATGCAGctgaagaagaaattaaatggACTATCTCAGCTCTCAGCACAAAAGCAAAATtcatcacaaaagaaaaagaatagcgACTCAacttttgaagaaattcaGAGGTTGAAGGCTCAAAAG GTTCAACTTATTTGCAAGATGAAGCTAGAGTCTGTACAGTTCAGGCTATCAAGGGCTTCACTGGAGAAAGAAATTCTTCAG CTCAAAAAAGATCAAAGGAGGAAAGATTATGAAATGCGCAAGTTGCAAGCTCTGAATGAGAAGCAGAAGCTG GTACTGCAACGGAAGACAGAAGAAGCATTGATGGCTACTAAGCGGCTAAAAGAGCTATTAGAATCTCGGAAGGCTTCATCTCACAGAACTTCTG ATGCTAAAAGTGGCCAGAGTCCTGGAGTCCAG GGTATAGAGCTTGAGCTTAGAATTGCTGCAAGGGTGGAGGAAATACGCTCTGACTTTGAGCGCCAAATGGAAGA GATGGCTAATGAGGTCAGGAAGTACGAGGAAGAAGCCGAGATgctgaaagaagaaaaatttag ATGCTTGTTACAGGACAAAGAAGTTGACTGCACGGTGAGGGTTTCAGAGCTAAGAGACCTGAAAGAAGAAATAGTCAGGCTAAGTAATGTGGTTAATCAACTAGGAATTCCAAAAGCAGAACACAGAAAGAAGCTAGAT GTGGATCTTGTTAAACCTTCTGTTTCTTTTGGAAGTAGAATTGACTTCATGGACACCCCTGAATTGGAAGATTGTGGAGGAAAGAATGTTGTGGTGGGGAAATCTACACAAGGAGCGGGCTGCTCTTGTGGTAAAAGATCTCTTTGCAAGACATCAAAATGTGCGTGCCTGGCTGCTTTTGGCAGCTGTGGTACAGGATGTGGCTGTACAGCCTCTAGGTGCACCAATAGAGGAGTTTCTTCCATCAAGATGGATGACTCACTTCAAAGGGAAGTGACTCAAGATATGATGCATAGTTCAGCCACCTCAGAAACAGAGAAAGGCACTGTTGTTTTTCAACCTGCTGATTTGGATAATGATAATGTGCCAAGAAGGAAGCCTTTATCTGATATTGGAAATACAGTG GCAAGTCCAAGTCCTAAAAAACctggaaagaaaataagaggGCGCAAAGCAGTTGCTCAGCTTGATATTGTAGAACCGTCTTTCTCCATACCAGAAGTTGCTGTAGGCCCCAAAGAAGCAGAGAGAACTGATCCGGCAGTGGCAGATAAGCCTATAAGGTTAACTAGGGCTAAGCGGTCAACTTGA
- the LOC8268417 gene encoding kinesin-like protein KIN-4C encodes MDNNNNNCNGESVRVAVNIRPLITSELLNGSTDCITLVPGEPQVNIGSHAFTYDYVYGSSGSPSSSLYNDCVAPLVDAIFHGYNATVLAYGQTGSGKTYTMGTNYTGEGSNCGIIPKVMETIFQRVETMKDSTEFLIRVSFIEIFKEEVFDLLDSNLGASSKGEGAVYIAKPAALPTRVPIQIRETVNGGITLAGVTEAEVRTKEEMASYLSRGSLSRATGSTNMNSQSSRSHAIFTISMEQKKLSHNADETNHDDFGDDILCAKLHLVDLAGSERAKRTGADGMRFKEGIHINKGLLALGNVISALGDEKKRKEGGHVPYRDSKLTRLLQDSLGGNSKTVMIACVSPADTNAEETLNTLKYANRARNIQNKAVVNRDPMAAQLQRMRSQIEQLQAELLFYRGDASSPFDELQILKQKIYLLEARNGELQRELQDRRLTCEHFSQSALNAQFEKDKLLMQIESARQGKSWDDIESNQDLDMMKTYVSKIQELEGELLRLKNLSNSKCGRFVNCADSDEEGLNSKFVSFSSLNELASNSDSKAVDISGEVEDEEKELEHSSLQERLDRELKELDKRLEQKEAEMKRFTSVDTSVLKQHYEKKVQELEQEKRALQKEIEDLRCNLSNISSISDDGAQKLKENYLQKLTVLESQVAELKKKQDAQAQLLRQKQKSDEAARRLHEEIQKIKTHKVQLQQKIKQESEQFRLWKASREKEVLQLKKEGRRNEYEMHKLLALNQRQKMVLQRKTEEAAMATKRLKELLESRKAASRETSSAGNGNGPGLQALMQAIEHELEVTVRVHEVRSEYERQMEERARMAKEVAKLKEETVILKQTNLSNSPSMMSPGARNSRIFALENMLAATSSTLVSMASQLSEAEERERAFSGRGRWNQVRSLADAKNAMIYLFNLASSSRCQLRDKEVDCREKDSEIRDLKEKVVKLSSLVRHLEVQKAELIQQVKSQNSALKKYSTRNEEDIGVHDINGGERKYGLRKQGYRSSVLFSEDMDTSESEHSEGNCDVTDDEDNEWEPSARPMKRRTKKRISKGGSSSNMGDINDPENSDLDLSGEGFTVVAEKTAAGVCCTCSKYSLCKTMKCQCRAASGHCGASCGCVPSKCSNREGALLELDELAQCAGTGSGSDEAEKSDLASHGAMLLQSALVEQPAATNDDVPVRRKPLSDIGNTVAKSNAPKGDQKKKWRKSTIQLVPVVPLPTTTQPEKTEAAQKPDNNSAGEVDGPLKLPRAIAASNSSGLLRERNAGQSNEVVNKENAVHPTRSPARPPRTSEEKENYGR; translated from the exons AtggataataataacaataattgtAATGGAGAGTCTGTTAGGGTTGCTGTTAATATTCGTCCTTTAATCACGTCTGAGCTTCTCAACGGTTCTACAGATTGCATCACCCTCGTTCCAGGAGAGCCTCAG gtCAATATCGGATCACATGCGTTTACTTATGATTATGTATACGGGAGCTCCGGATCACCTTCGTCTTCATTATACAACGATTGTGTTGCACCGCTCGTTGATGCAATCTTCCATGGCTACAATGCTACAGTTCTTGCCTATGGCCag ACTGGTTCGGGAAAAACATACACGATGGGAACTAATTATACGGGAGAAGGAAGTAACTGCGGCATTATACCAAAAGTGATGGAAACTATATTCCAAAGAGTTGAAACTATGAAAGACTCAACTGAATTTCTGATCAGAGTATCGTTTATTGAG ATATTCAAGGAGGAGGTGTTTGATTTGCTTGATTCTAATTTAGGAGCTTCATCAAAAGGTGAAGGAGCAGTATATATTGCAAAGCCCGCGGCATTGCCTACAAGAGTTCCAATTCAAATCAGGGAAACAGTGAACGGGGGAATAACACTTGCTGGTGTTACTGAAGCAGAAGTTAGAACTAAAGAAGAGATGGCTTCTTATTTATCGCGCGGTTCCTTGTCCAGAGCCACTGGAAGTACCAACATGAACAGCCAATCGAG TCGTTCGCATGCTATTTTTACCATTAGTATGGAGCAAAAGAAGCTTAGCCATAATGCAGATGAAACAAATCATGATGATTTTGGCGATGACATCTTATGTGCGAAACTACATTTGGTGGACCTTGCTGGTTCTGAACGTGCAAAACGAACAGGTGCAGATGGCATGCGTTTTAAAGAAG GCATTCATATCAACAAAGGCCTACTAGCTCTTGGCAATGTGATAAGTGCCTTAGGAGATGAAAAGAAGCGGAAAGAAGGGGGTCATGTTCCATATCGTGATAGCAAGTTGACTCGCTTGTTACAG GATTCTCTGGGTGGAAACAGCAAAACGGTGATGATAG CATGCGTCAGTCCTGCTGACACAAATGCCGAAGAAACTCTGAACACATTGAAATATGCAAATCGTGCCCGCAACATTCAGAATAAAGCAGTA GTGAACCGAGATCCAATGGCGGCTCAGCTTCAAAGAATGAGGAGCCAAATTGAGCAATTGCAAGCTGAGCTACTGTTTTATCGTGGAGATGCAAGTTCACCGTTTGATGAACTTCAG ATTCTCAAACAGAAAATTTATTTGCTTGAAGCAAGGAATGGGGAATTGCAACGAGAGCTTCAAGACCGTCGACTCACCTGTGAGCACTTCTCGCAAAGTGCTCTTAATGCTCAG TTTGAAAAAGACAAATTGCTAATGCAAATCGAATCAGCTCGTCAAGGGAAATCTTGGGATGATATTGAATCTAATCAG gaTCTTGATATGATGAAAACTTATGTTTCAAAAATCCAAGAATTAGAAGGGGAATTGCTGCGCTTGAAAAACTTGTCCAACTCAAAGTGTGGTCGATTTGTTAATTGTGCTGACTCTGATGAGGAAggtttaaattcaaaatttgtttcattttcatctcTAAATGAGCTCGCATCCAATTCTGATTCAAAAGCTGTGGATATTTCAG GAGAGGTTGAAGATGAGGAAAAGGAGCTTGAACATTCTTCTCTTCAAGAAAGATTAGATAGGGAACTGAAAGAATTGGATAAAAGACTTGAACAGAAAGAG GCCGAAATGAAGCGTTTTACAAGTGTTGATACTTCAGTTCTTAAACAACATTATGAGAAGAAAGTGCAGGAATTGGAACAAGAAAAGAGAGCTTTGCAG AAAGAGATTGAAGATTTGAGATGCAATCTATCAAATATATCATCCATTTCTGATGATGGTGCTCAGAAATTGAAGGAAAATTATCTTCAGAAGTTGACCGTCCTTGAGTCACAA GTTGCTGAgttaaagaagaaacaagatGCTCAAGCTCAGTTATTAagacaaaaacaaaagagtGATGAGGCAGCGAGACGACTCCACGAGGAGATTCAGAAAATCAAGACTCATAAG GTTCAACTACAGCAGAAGATCAAGCAAGAGTCTGAGCAGTTTAGATTATGGAAGGCATCACGTGAAAAAGAAGTTCTTCAGCTAAAGAAAGAGGGAAGAAGAAACGAGTATGAGATGCACAAGCTGTTAGCTTTGAATCAGAGGCAGAAAATG GTTCTGCAAAGAAAGACAGAAGAAGCTGCTATGGCCACTAAAAGGCTAAAGGAGCTTTTAGAATCTCGAAAGGCTGCCTCACGCGAAACTTCTA GTGCTGGAAATGGCAATGGTCCTGGACTACAG GCTCTGATGCAAGCGATTGAGCATGAGCTTGAAGTCACAGTACGAGTACATGAAGTTCGCTCCGAATATGAGCGTCAAATGGAAGA GCGGGCTAGAATGGCCAAGGAGGTAGCAAAATTAAAGGAAGAAACAGTGATTCTTAAACAAACTAATTTAAg TAATTCTCCATCAATGATGTCTCCTGGTGCAAGAAATTCAAGGATTTTTGCATTAGAAAATATGCTTGCTGCCACTTCTAGCACGTTAGTTTCTATGGCATCCCAATTGTCAGAAGCTGAAGAGCGTGAACGAGCATTTAGTGGCAGGGGTCGCTGGAACCAAGTTCGATCTCTAGCTGATGCAAAAAATGCGATGATATATCTGTTCAATTTAGCATCATCCTCCAG GTGCCAATTGCGAGATAAAGAAGTTGACTGCAGAGAAAAGGATAGTGAAATAAGAGACTTGAAGGAAAAAGTAGTGAAACTCAGTAGTTTAGTTAGGCATTTGGAAGTTCAGAAGGCAGAACTCATTCAGCAGGTTAAGTCACAG AATTCAGCACTGAAGAAATACTCCACGCGCAATGAAGAAGATATTGGGGTTCATGACATCAACGGTGGGGAACGCAAGTATGGATTGCGCAAGCAG GGGTACCGTAGCTCCGTCTTATTCTCTGAGGATATGGATACATCTGAATCAGAACATTCAGAGGGAAATTGTGATGTTACTGATGATGAAGATAATGAATGGGAACCTTCAGCACGACCAATGAAACGGCgaactaaaaaaagaatttcgaAAGGTGGAAGCAGTTCAAACATGGGAGATATTAATGATCCAGAAAACTCAGATTTGGATTTATCAGGTGAAGGATTCACCGTTGTGGCGGAAAAAACTGCAGCTGGAGTATGTTGCACTTGTAGTAAATATTCTTTATGCAAGACAATGAAGTGCCAGTGCCGGGCGGCTAGCGGTCACTGTGGGGCATCATGTGGCTGTGTGCCAAGTAAATGCTCCAACAGGGAAGGAGCTCTGTTGGAGTTAGATGAGTTGGCTCAGTGTGCTGGGACTGGTTCAGGCTCCGATGAAGCAGAGAAGAGCGATCTAGCTTCTCATGGTGCAATGCTGCTTCAAAGTGCACTGGTTGAGCAGCCTGCTGCGACAAACGATGATGTTCCGGTCAGAAGGAAACCTTTGTCAGACATAGGGAATACAGTG GCCAAGTCCAATGCACCAAAGGGTgatcagaaaaagaaatggcGCAAATCTACTATTCAGCTTGTCCCAGTTGTTCCTCTCCCCACGACCACACAGCCAGAAAAAACAGAAGCCGCCCAAAAGCCAGATAATAATAGTGCAGGTGAGGTTGATGGTCCTTTGAAGTTACCTAGGGCTATAGCTGCATCAAATAGCAGTGGCCTGTTGAGAGAGAGGAATGCTGGTCAATCCAATGAAGTAGTTAACAAGGAAAACGCTGTACATCCCACAAGAAGTCCTGCTCGGCCGCCAAGAACATCTGAGGAGAAAGAGAACTATGGCCGCTAA